A genomic segment from Vicinamibacterales bacterium encodes:
- a CDS encoding DUF1992 domain-containing protein, with the protein MPFEKIAEQKIRAAMEAGEFDDLPGAGQPVDLEGYFALPHHLRAAYAVLKNANCAPEEVLLLRDVARLERAVADAGDASPELHRELEAARLKLSVAMERFRREARTT; encoded by the coding sequence ATGCCCTTCGAGAAGATCGCGGAGCAGAAGATCCGGGCGGCCATGGAGGCCGGCGAATTCGACGATCTGCCGGGCGCGGGTCAACCGGTCGATCTCGAGGGCTATTTCGCCCTTCCACACCACCTCAGGGCGGCGTACGCCGTCCTGAAGAACGCCAACTGCGCACCCGAGGAAGTGCTGCTGCTGAGGGACGTGGCCAGGCTGGAACGCGCCGTGGCCGACGCCGGCGACGCGAGCCCGGAGCTGCACCGCGAGTTGGAGGCGGCCCGCCTCAAGCTGTCGGTGGCCATGGAACGCTTCAGGCGCGAGGCGCGCACCACCTGA
- a CDS encoding aldose 1-epimerase, producing the protein MSAFRPRFVAIVLAACAAVGLGPRVVADGQASPRYAAARNGDVVNLRDGQTGTSVTVVPSVGNIATAFMVHGQNVLRFQQASLDEFKARPGQTGIPFMAPWINRLDEQAFHANGRRHAFDMSLGNVRGEIPIHGFVTTTDKWRLVSVDATPSGASVTSRLEFFRQPAWMRQWPFAHTITTTYRLADGALEVATTIENLSDEPMPVAVGFHPYFQLTDSPRDEWRLTLGARTRWLLDGRKLPTGATEAASALLPPASPLADYNLDDVFGDLVRDADGRSTTSVRGRTQQLDVVLGPNFRSVVIWAPNPSGRGRGGQGDSPPAERNFICIEPMAAITNALNMAPRGRYADLQAIPPGGTWRESFWVRPSGFQPPR; encoded by the coding sequence ATGAGCGCCTTCCGCCCGCGGTTCGTCGCCATCGTCCTCGCCGCGTGCGCGGCCGTCGGACTCGGGCCTCGGGTGGTGGCCGACGGGCAGGCATCGCCCCGCTATGCCGCCGCTCGCAACGGCGACGTCGTGAACCTGCGGGACGGCCAGACCGGCACGAGCGTCACGGTCGTGCCCTCGGTGGGCAACATCGCCACCGCGTTCATGGTGCACGGGCAGAACGTGCTCCGCTTCCAGCAGGCCTCGCTGGACGAGTTCAAGGCCCGCCCGGGCCAGACGGGCATTCCGTTCATGGCGCCGTGGATCAACCGCCTGGACGAGCAGGCCTTCCACGCCAACGGCCGCCGGCACGCCTTCGACATGAGCCTCGGGAACGTGCGCGGCGAAATCCCCATCCACGGCTTCGTGACCACGACGGACAAGTGGCGGCTGGTGTCCGTCGACGCGACGCCCTCGGGCGCGTCGGTCACGAGCCGGCTGGAGTTCTTCCGCCAGCCCGCATGGATGCGGCAGTGGCCGTTCGCCCACACCATCACCACGACCTACCGCCTGGCGGACGGCGCGCTGGAAGTGGCGACGACGATCGAGAACCTGAGCGACGAGCCGATGCCGGTCGCCGTCGGCTTCCATCCGTACTTCCAGCTCACCGACTCGCCGCGTGACGAGTGGCGCCTGACGCTCGGCGCCCGGACGCGCTGGCTGCTCGACGGCCGGAAGCTCCCGACCGGCGCCACCGAGGCCGCCTCCGCCCTCCTCCCGCCGGCCTCGCCACTGGCCGACTACAACCTGGACGACGTGTTCGGCGATCTCGTCCGCGACGCCGATGGGCGATCCACGACGAGCGTCCGCGGTCGGACGCAGCAGCTCGACGTGGTCCTGGGTCCGAACTTCAGGTCCGTCGTCATCTGGGCGCCGAACCCGTCCGGCAGGGGCCGAGGCGGCCAGGGCGACTCGCCGCCGGCCGAACGCAACTTCATCTGCATCGAGCCGATGGCCGCCATCACGAACGCGTTGAACATGGCGCCGCGCGGCCGGTATGCGGACCTGCAGGCGATCCCCCCGGGCGGCACCTGGCGCGAGAGCTTCTGGGTCAGGCCGAGTGGATTCCAGCCGCCGCGCTGA
- a CDS encoding nucleotidyltransferase yields the protein MPSSAGPAELLSDLAAALAAMGVRWYVFGAQAALVWGRPRLTTDVDVTVKCTTSTDHLVRTLDTAGFSLRIDATETFIRSTRVVPFEHRRSGLALDVVLAGPGLEDLFLERAVPIDVAGAVVPFISAEDLIVTKLLAGREKDIEDVRGVLSERGTDLDVDQIRSTLRLLEGALGQSDLTPAFDAEIARWRR from the coding sequence GTGCCGTCGTCTGCCGGCCCCGCTGAGCTGCTGTCGGACCTCGCCGCGGCGCTGGCGGCGATGGGCGTCCGCTGGTACGTCTTCGGCGCTCAGGCTGCGCTGGTGTGGGGGCGCCCGCGCCTGACGACGGACGTGGACGTCACCGTCAAGTGCACGACCTCGACGGATCACCTGGTGCGGACGCTCGACACGGCCGGGTTCTCGCTTCGGATCGACGCGACGGAGACGTTCATCCGGTCGACACGCGTCGTACCGTTCGAACACCGGAGGTCGGGCCTGGCCCTCGATGTGGTCCTGGCCGGGCCTGGTCTCGAGGATCTGTTTCTCGAACGGGCCGTGCCCATCGACGTGGCTGGTGCTGTCGTGCCATTCATCAGCGCAGAAGATCTGATCGTCACGAAGCTGCTCGCCGGGCGGGAGAAGGACATCGAAGATGTCCGCGGCGTGCTGTCGGAGCGAGGAACCGACCTCGACGTCGACCAGATCCGGAGCACGCTTCGACTGCTCGAAGGGGCGTTGGGTCAGAGCGATCTGACGCCGGCGTTCGACGCCGAGATCGCTCGCTGGCGGCGATGA
- a CDS encoding amidohydrolase family protein — protein sequence MRAVLGVVAIAAWLSWRAAVVAIAAAPAQPGVPAPRAPVAIVGATVVNVTGGPAIPNAVVVIEGERLAAVGPAASTPVPAGAEVIRAAGTWIVPGLMNMHTHYGLVLPGAQGDALANETDAALALRMASNARQSLLSGVTTTRSTGEAKGADFALRRAIERGEAVGPRMFTAGATLNVTGGHGWSPGDEGLDSPEAFRRAVRQRAFDGAEWIKIAISGGIADTHGDIAASHMTRDEVAAVTDMAHRHGLKVTAHSGSPGATLEAIEAGLDGVEHGYFLTDEVLARMAAKGVWLVPTIVVAQPTVMEFFRKIGSPDWYLARVASVGEAHFRMLQSAIRHKVRIALGTDQFPFEPNDGTTATVREAQYYVQAGMTPLQALRSATIDAATMLGAEDRLGSIEPGKLADLVVTDADPTADIRALRSIRLVMKGGVVYRSDLAR from the coding sequence ATGCGCGCAGTGCTCGGTGTCGTGGCGATCGCGGCATGGCTTTCGTGGCGGGCGGCCGTCGTGGCGATCGCGGCGGCCCCTGCGCAGCCCGGTGTCCCCGCCCCGCGGGCGCCGGTGGCGATCGTGGGTGCCACGGTCGTGAACGTCACCGGGGGGCCGGCGATCCCGAATGCCGTCGTGGTCATCGAGGGCGAGCGACTCGCCGCCGTCGGACCGGCAGCCTCGACGCCCGTCCCCGCTGGCGCCGAGGTGATCCGCGCGGCCGGCACGTGGATCGTGCCCGGCCTGATGAACATGCACACGCACTACGGGCTCGTCCTGCCAGGCGCGCAGGGCGACGCGCTCGCCAACGAGACAGACGCCGCGCTGGCCCTCCGCATGGCCAGCAACGCCAGGCAGTCGCTCCTGAGCGGCGTCACCACCACGCGCTCCACGGGCGAGGCCAAGGGCGCGGACTTCGCGCTCCGCCGGGCCATCGAGCGCGGCGAGGCCGTGGGCCCGCGGATGTTCACGGCGGGGGCGACGCTGAACGTCACCGGCGGCCATGGCTGGAGCCCCGGCGACGAAGGCCTCGATTCGCCCGAGGCGTTCCGCCGCGCCGTCCGCCAGCGGGCCTTCGACGGCGCCGAGTGGATCAAGATCGCCATCTCGGGCGGCATCGCCGACACGCACGGCGACATCGCGGCCTCGCACATGACGAGGGACGAGGTGGCCGCCGTGACGGACATGGCGCACCGCCACGGGCTGAAGGTGACGGCGCACTCGGGATCGCCGGGCGCGACGCTCGAGGCCATCGAGGCCGGCCTCGACGGCGTGGAGCACGGCTACTTCCTCACCGACGAGGTCCTCGCGCGGATGGCGGCGAAGGGCGTATGGCTCGTGCCCACGATCGTCGTGGCCCAGCCCACGGTGATGGAGTTCTTCAGGAAGATCGGCTCGCCCGACTGGTATCTCGCGCGCGTGGCGTCGGTGGGCGAGGCGCACTTCCGGATGCTGCAGAGCGCCATCCGCCACAAGGTGCGCATCGCGCTCGGCACCGACCAGTTCCCGTTCGAGCCGAACGACGGCACGACGGCGACGGTGCGCGAGGCGCAGTACTACGTGCAGGCCGGGATGACGCCGCTGCAGGCGCTCCGCTCGGCGACCATCGACGCCGCGACGATGCTGGGCGCGGAGGATCGCCTCGGCAGCATCGAGCCCGGCAAGCTCGCCGACCTCGTCGTGACCGACGCGGACCCGACGGCCGACATCCGTGCGCTCCGTTCGATCCGGCTCGTGATGAAGGGCGGCGTCGTCTACCGCAGCGACCTCGCCCGCTGA
- a CDS encoding aldo/keto reductase, with amino-acid sequence MSVPRVELAPGYTVSRIIKGGWQLAGGHGSVDAGTALDDMARFVEAGITTFDCADIYTGVEVLIGRFLAGRPASATPVQVHTKFVPDRSALATTGRDDVVRAVDRSLARLGVERLDLVQFHWWDYDVPRYVDVALELARLREHGKIRLVGLTNFDAARVAELADAGVPVASHQVQYSLLDARPEASMTSVCAARGIALLCYGALAGGFIGERWLDAAEPPFPHENRSLTKYHLIVEEFGGWVLFQALLEAVDRVARRHAVSPGAVAIRFVLDRPQVAAAIVGATSARHLASTLQAATLALTDEDRADLDAVLARRRGPAGEVYALEREKGGRHAGIMKYELNQSGS; translated from the coding sequence ATGAGTGTCCCGCGCGTCGAACTGGCGCCCGGCTACACGGTGTCGCGGATCATCAAGGGCGGCTGGCAACTGGCAGGCGGCCACGGGTCGGTGGACGCGGGCACGGCTCTCGACGACATGGCCCGGTTCGTCGAGGCCGGCATCACCACGTTCGACTGCGCGGACATCTACACGGGCGTCGAGGTCCTGATCGGCCGCTTCCTGGCCGGGCGTCCGGCGAGCGCGACGCCCGTCCAGGTGCACACGAAGTTCGTGCCCGACCGGAGCGCGCTGGCCACGACCGGCCGTGACGACGTGGTCCGCGCCGTGGATCGCTCTCTCGCGCGGCTCGGCGTCGAGCGGCTGGACCTGGTCCAGTTCCACTGGTGGGACTACGACGTCCCTCGATACGTGGACGTCGCCCTCGAGCTGGCCCGGCTGCGCGAGCACGGCAAGATCCGCCTCGTCGGGCTCACGAACTTCGACGCGGCGCGTGTCGCCGAGCTGGCGGACGCCGGCGTGCCGGTCGCCAGCCACCAGGTGCAGTACTCGCTGCTCGACGCCCGGCCCGAGGCGTCGATGACGTCCGTCTGCGCGGCACGCGGCATCGCCCTGCTCTGCTACGGCGCCCTGGCCGGGGGATTCATCGGCGAGCGCTGGCTCGACGCGGCCGAACCGCCGTTCCCCCACGAGAACCGGTCGCTCACGAAGTACCACCTGATCGTCGAGGAGTTCGGCGGCTGGGTCCTGTTCCAGGCGCTCCTCGAGGCGGTGGACCGCGTGGCGAGGCGGCATGCCGTCAGCCCGGGCGCCGTCGCGATCCGCTTCGTGCTCGACCGCCCGCAGGTGGCCGCCGCGATCGTGGGCGCGACCAGCGCGCGGCACCTGGCGTCCACGCTCCAGGCGGCGACGCTGGCGCTGACCGACGAGGACCGCGCCGACCTCGACGCCGTTCTGGCGCGGCGGCGTGGGCCCGCTGGCGAGGTCTACGCGCTCGAACGGGAGAAGGGTGGCCGGCACGCCGGCATCATGAAGTACGAGCTCAACCAGTCGGGCTCGTGA